One Brassica napus cultivar Da-Ae chromosome C2, Da-Ae, whole genome shotgun sequence DNA window includes the following coding sequences:
- the LOC106413594 gene encoding uncharacterized protein LOC106413594 yields the protein MAHTYSRSEKGKWVADPTRTERRRPVQIPRSDNSALIEDNKLTLIGRVTNPAVQKTQWVVDWLIQYWSVEGELTGKELGPELFQIRFTSEEALQTVLKKEIETRGIKGNIKVIEVVFRSGTNPPITATHHTTVLQPGELFSPSHRSREDRRNIPMSQKSQSSRTPPPRPPREEMILPVAPEQGEVISRSRERISALARIEEGNNHSSGRIPALERLEPPVENNNPSAGRVSALERIEAPAQEPQRATGLSTSLLARLQDVEVRYADEEHQSPHVAEGSARQPLNLLSPAVQTESMRTPAALRLGPDSETRKRSNPPRASRKKTGQPVQPAKRKGPAKITGTSRTRGNRSPIQGARASKQLTARVMPLARKKLRVDMNDQSQELPFNKDDDTPAVVRGVGTSRGLGGDLTVPRIRELKRVQAPDILYLMETKNQTAFVLSKLQSPEYNQHFIVPPLGLSGGLSLLWKNEVNLSVLSSSSNYIDTQISYKNKTFYMTFIYGAPQQENRVKFWEEISLMGQGREEAWAITRDFNDIPDNSEKEGGPTRCEGSFIPFRSFVSTNGLWDVKHTSNQLSWRGAGTPMISNHC from the exons ATGGCACATACATACTCCAGATCCGAAAAAGGCAAGTGGGTTGCTGACCCTACGAGAACAGAGCGTAGAAGGCCAGTCCAGATACCTCGAAGTGACAACTCAGCACTTATTGAAGACAACAAACTCACTCTGATAGGGAGAGTGACAAACCCAGCAGTTCAGAAGACACAATGGGTGGTTGACTGGCTCATCCAGTACTGGAGCGTGGAAGGAGAATTAACCGGCAAAGAGTTAGGACCAGAACTCTTTCAGATCCGCTTCACCTCAGAAGAAGCCCTTCAAACGGTACTGAAGAAAG AGATAGAGACCAGAGGTATCAAGGGGAACATCAAGGTGATCGAGGTCGTCTTCCGGTCAGGGACCAATCCTCCCATCACAGCTACCCATCACACCACCGTTCTCCAACCAGGAGAGCTTTTTTCCCCTTCTCATAGAAGTAGGGAGGATCGAAGAAATATTCCAATGAGTCAGAAATCTCAAAGCTCAAGAACACCTCCACCAAGACCTCCCAGAGAGGAAATGATATTACCGGTGGCTCCGGAACAAGGTGAAGTGATCAGTCGTTCTCGTGAAAGAATCTCGGCGCTAGCGAGAATAGAAGAAGGCAACAACCACTCCTCAGGTAGAATCCCAGCCTTGGAAAGACTCGAACCTCCCGTAGAGAACAATAATCCCTCTGCTGGCAGGGTCTCTGCTTTGGAAAGAATAGAAGCCCCTGCACAAGAACCACAAAGAGCAACAGGTCTCTCTACCTCTCTCCTTGCAAGACTCCAAGATGTGGAAGTGCGATATGCTGACGAAGAACACCAAAGCCCGCATGTAGCTGAAGGCTCAGCAAGGCAGCCTCTGAACCTCTTAAGCCCGGCAGTTCAGACTGAAAGTATGAGGACTCCTGCGGCCCTGAGATTGGGTCCCGACTCGGAAACGCGCAAAAGAAGCAACCCCCCAAGAGCTTCAAGGAAGAAGACTGGCCAACCAGTACAACCAGCTAAAAGGAAAGGTCCAGCTAAAATAACTGGTACTTCCAGAACTCGGGGGAATAGAAGCCCTATCCAAGGAGCCAGAGCATCTAAACAGCTCACAGCAAGAGTGATGCCACTGGCTCGAAAGAAATTACGTGTGGACATGAACGATCAGAGTCAAGAGTTACCTTTTAATAAGGATGATGATACACCGGCAGTGGTGCGTGGAGTAGGAACAAGCAGAG GTTTAGGAGGAGACCTGACAGTTCCTAGAATTCGGGAGCTGAAGCGTGTTCAAGCCCCGGATATTTTGTATCTAATGGAGACTAAGAATCAAACAGCTTTTGTACTCTCAAAACTTCAATCTCCCGAATATAATCAACACTTCATAGTACCACCCTTGGGGCTTAGTGGAGGTCTTTCCCTCTTGTGGAAGAATGAAGTTAATCTTTCAGTGCTTAGTTCATCCTCCAACTACATTGATACGCAGATTagctacaaaaataaaactttctaCATGACCTTTATATATGGGGCCCCTCAGCAGGAGAATAGAGTGAAGTTTTGGGAGGAGATCTCGCTTATGGGCCAAGGAAGAGAGGAGGCTTGGGCCATTACTAGAGACTTTAATGATATCCCTGACAACTCAGAGAAGGAAGGAGGCCCAACAAGATGTGAAGGATCTTTTATCCCGTTTCGAAGCTTTGTGTCTACAAATGGACTTTGGGATGTGAAACACACAAGTAACCAATTATCCTGGAGAGGCGCCGGCACACCCATGATATCAAATCACTGTTAG